ACCGAGACATCGTTCAGGATATGGCTCTTGCCGTAGAAGGTGTTGACCCCACTCATGGTGAGCAGGGGCGTCTCGGTCGCCGCCGACGGTCGCTCCCTGGCGGTGATGGCATGGGTGCCGGAGCCGAGATAGACGGCCTGCACCTTCTCGCTGGAGCGGGCTTGCTCCACCGTGCCGTCGATCAGCACCTCGCCATCGTTCATGACGGTGACGTGGTCGGCGATCTGGAACACCCGGTCGATGTCATGCTCGACCAGCAGCACGGGGATGTCGGCCGAGATGGTCTTGATGATGTCGCCGACCCGGCGCCGCTCCGCGGCGGCGAGCCCGGCGAGCGGCTCGTCGAGCAGCAGGACGCGCGGGCGGGTGGCGAGCGCCAGCGCCATGTCGACGAGGCGCTGGCCGCCATAGGAGAGCGATCCCGCCTCGGCCTGTTCGATCCCGGCAAGGCCGAGATAGCGCATCAGCGCCGTCGTGTCGGCGGCAATTCCGGGCAGGGCGGTCGCGCGCGTCCAGACGCCGAAGCGGCCGGAATGGCGCGCCTGGATGGCAAGGCGCACATTCTCCTCGATCGTCAGCCCGCCGAACAGGTTGGTGATCTGGAACGAGCGGCCGACGCCGGCCGCGGTGATCGCCTGCGGGCTCAAGCCGCCGATCGGCCGGCCGTCCAGCGTCACCGTGCCGCTGTCGGGCGGGAACATGCCGGACAGGAGGTTGAAGGCGGTGGTCTTGCCGGCGCCGTTCGGGCCGATCAGGGCATGCAGGGTGCGGTCCATCACGGTGAAGCTGGTGCCGCGCACCGCGCGGATGCCGCCGAAGCTCTTCACGATCCCGTCGGCGCTCAGAACCGGGCCCGTGCCGCTGCCCTCGTGGACGAATTCGCGCGGCACCGGCCCGACCGCCTCGACGCGCCGGCCGGCCATGGCCGCGTCGGTCTCCGGCAGCCTGCGGAACGGCGCGATCAGGCGCTGGGCGACACCGGTGAGCCCGGTCGGCGAGAACACGATGAAGCCGACGAACATCAGGCCGAAGAACAGAAGCCAGCTCGAGGTGAACAGCGAGAGATATTCGCGCGACAGCATGAAGAACAGGGCGCCGAGGGCCGGGCCGAGGAAGCTGCGCATGCCGCCGATGACCACCATGGCGAGCAGCTCGCCGGAGAACTGGATGGCGACCGGGTCGGCCGAGGTGAAGCGATGATGGAAGGCCGAGAGCGCGCCGGCAAAGCCGGTCAGCGCCGCCGAGACCGTGAAGGCGATCAGCTTGTAGCGGTCGGTGTCGTAGCCGACGAAGCGGGCGCGCGTCTCGTTCTCGCGGATCGCCACCAAGACGCTGCCGACCGGCGCGTTGTGGAACCGCTGCAGCACCAGCACGACGAGGAAGCCGAGCAGCGCCACGAGGGCGTAGAAGGTCCAGCCATGGTTGAGGTCGACGGCGCCGTAATTCGGCCTGACCACGCCGCCGAGGCCGTTCTCGCCGCCGGTCAGCTCGGTCCAGCGGAACGAGATCGTGTACATGACGGCGGTGAGCGCCAGCGTCAGCAGCGAGAAATAGACGCCGCGCCGGCGCAGGATGACGAGCCCGGCGAGCGCCGCGGCGAGCGCCACGAACAGGACGGCGAACAGGACCGGCAGCAGCATCTGGCCGGCCAGGGCATGGCGCTGGGCGAGCACGGCGGCATAGGCGCCGACGCCGAAGAAGGCGCCGTGGCCGAAGGAGACGAGGCCGGTATGGCCGACCAGGATGTTCAGCGCCATGGCGGCGATGGCGAAGATCACCACGTCGGTCGCCGAGGTCAGGGTGAGGCCGATGGTCAGCATGAACAGCGGCAGCGCGATCAGCGCCGCGGCGGCCACGAGCAGGGAGCGCAGTTCGGAGGTCATGGCGGTCACTCGAACTTGGCGATGCGTTCGCCGAACAGGCCGCGCGGGCGCAGCAGCAGCACGAGCACCATGAGGAGATAGACCGAGGCTTCGGTCGCGGCGGGATAGAAATGGGCGGCGATGCCGCGCGTCACGCCGACGATCGCCGCCGCCGCCACGACGCCCCAGAACGAACCGAGGCCGCCGATCACCACCACGACGAAGGCGAAGGTGATGATCTCCTGGCCCATGGCCGGATGGACGCCGGCGATCGGCGCGACCAGCACGCCGGCCAGGCCGGCCAAGCCGACGCCGATCATCACCACGGCGGTCATGTAGGGCCTGAGCGAGATGCCGAGCGCGCCGACCATGTCGGGGTTCTGCACGCCGGCGCGCACCACCTTGCCGAAGGCGGTGCGGGAGAGCAGCAGCCAGAGGCCGAGGACGCAGGCCGCGGCGATGGCGAGGATCATCAGGCGGTAGCGGGAATAGACGAAATCGCCGATGAACACCTGGCCCCGGAGCGTCGGCGGAATGGAGAACGGCACCGGCGCCGCGCCGTAGATCATGCGCAGCGACTGCTCGGCCACCATGGCGAGGCCGAAGGTCAGCAGGAGGCCGAGGATCGGATCGCCGGTATAGAAGCGGCGCAGCAGGAAGCGCTCGACGACCATGCCGATCAGGGCGACGAGCAGCGGCGAGACGACCATGGCGCCGCCGAAGCCGAGCTGGGGCGCCAGCGTCACGGTCAGATAGGCGCCGATGGCATAGAAGGCGCCGTGCGCGAGATTCACGATGCCTCCGAGCGAGAAGATCATCGAGAGGCCGAGCGCGATCATCAGGTAGTAGGCGCCGTTCTGGAGCCCGTTGAGGATCTGCGACAGGAGCGGGATGAAGTCGATCACGAACACCTCTCGGAAAGGCGTTTAGCCGGGTGCTTCGGGGGCGGATGCGGGCGGGGCGAGGAGCGAGCGGGGAGGCCGCCGGGGCCTCCCCGCCTTTGCATGCAGGCGCCGCCGCGGGGGGCATGCGGTGTGTGGCGCGCTGCACGTCTGCCGGTCAGGATGGCTTGCGAGCCCTCAGGTCTTGAACACGCACTGGTTCTCGTCGGCGGTCGCGGCGATCGCCTCCAGGCTCTCGTCCGGGCCGGGCACCGGCGGCGAGGATGAGAAGATGTCCCACTGGTTCTTCACCTGCGCCGCGGGCAGGGCGGTGATGGCATACATTTCCATCATCATCTGATGGTCGCTCGCCCGGAAATAGCCCTCGCGGGTCTTCAGGAGATCGAACTTGGCGCCCTTCTCGAACAATTCGACCAGCTTGGCCGCCTCGGTCGACTTGGTCTCGGCCATGGCCTGGGCGATCACCTTCAGCGAGCAGTAGTCGCCCCAGGCCTGGTTTTCCGGCGGCCGCTTCCAGCGGGCGAGATAAGCCGCGACGAACTTCTTGCTGCTCGGCGTGTCGACGAGATGGTGCCAGACGACCGGCCAGATGCCGCCGAAATTGCCCGATCCCGCACCCCAGGCGAGCGCCGTGTCGAAGCCGAAGCCGGCGACCGGGAAGGACAGGCCGAACTCGGCATATTGCTTGAGGAAATTGGTGATCTGGGTGCCGGCGAGATTGAGGATCACCACGTCGGGGCGGGCGGTGCGGATCTTCAGGAGGAAAGGCGAGAAGTCGGCGAGATCGGTCGGGATCAGGTCGTCGCCGGCATGGTTGCCGCCGTTCTCGGCCATGTAGCGCTTGGCGACCCGCAGCAGGTCGTGGCCGAAGGCATAGTCGGCCGTCAGCGAATACCATTTCTTAGCCCGCACCAGCCCGTCGCGCACCAGCGACCGGCCGACCGCCTTCACATACATCGAGTTCTGCGCCTCGATATGGAACATGAAGCGCTGGCAGTCGGTGCCGCGCAGCGCGTCGGAATTGGCGCCGGTATTGATGAACAACACCTTCTCGCGCTGCACGACCTGGCCGATGGCCAGCGCCGAGGCGGAGGAGATCTCGCCGATCAGGGCGGTGATCTTGTCGCGCTGGATCAGCCGTTCCGCCTTGGCCGACGCCTGCTGCGGATTGGGGCTGTCGTCCATCACCAGCTCGACCTTGCGGCCCATCACGCCACCGGCCGCGTTGATCTCCTCGGCGGCGAGCTGTACCGCCTGCACGGCATATTCGCCCAGGGGGCCGAGAAAGCCGGTGCGGGGGGTGATATGACCGATCTTGATGGCCTCGGCCTGGGCCAGGCTGATGGCCGGCGCTCCGATCACGCCGAGCGCGGCGGCGCCGGCCGATGCCTTCAGAAGCCTGCGGCGCGAAAGGTTATGGACGAGCGGCATGAAACGTCTCCCTCAAGGTTTTGCCTGCCCTGGAATGAGCGGGCCCGTTGTCCGGACCTCGCCGACGGCCGCTCTATCAGCTTGCCGTGATCTGTGATCACAGTTATGGTTTCCCAATCGGGACGCTTTGTCCAGCCCCTTCTGAATGTGATGACCAGCGCCGTTGAAGCCCTCACCACCATTGGCCCGATAGAGCGCCAGACCCTCGGCGACCAGGTCTACGGCCATATGCGCGAGCTGCTGATGGCGGGGCGCCTGGCGCCCGGCGAAAAGCTGTCCCTGCGCGCGACGGCCGAGGCGCTCGGGATCAGCATGATGCCGGTGCGCGAGGCGGTAAGCCGGCTGGTTGCCGACCGGGCACTGGAAGTGACGCCCAATCGGGCCATCCGGGTGCCGGTGCTCTCCGTGGAGCAGTTTCGCGAGCTCTCCGCTGTCCGCATCGAGATCGAAGGCTTTGCCGCCGAACGCGCCGCCTCGGCCGCGACCCCGGCGGAGATCGTCGCCATCGCGCAAGCGGAGGAGGCCTTTCGCCGGCTCAGCCTCGATGCCGGCGCCGATCTTTCCGAAGCGGTCAGCCGCAACAAGGAGTTCCATTTCGCCGTCTATGCGGCGAGCGGTCTGCCGACCCTGTTCGAGATCGTCGGCGGGCTCTGGCTGAAGGCCGGCCCGGTCATCAATCTCGACCTGCGCGCCAATCCCGAGCGGCTCGCGACCGGCGGAGCCGTGCGCTTCCACGCCGACGCGCTCGCCGCCATCCGCGTCGGTGACGGGCCGGCGGCGCGCCGGGCCATCGCCGGCGACATCCGCGGGGCCTCGGAATTCATCATCGCCCGCGGCGGGCTCGCCCATGCGGCGGCCGACGGCTTTTCCGACATCAAGATCATCTGAGAGGACGCATCCATGGACATGGGCATCAAGGGCCTGCGCGTGCTGGTGACGGCGGGGGCCAACGGCATCGGCCGCGAGGTCGCGCGTGCCTTCGTCGAGGAGGGGGCGCGGGTCCATGTCTGCGACGTCGACGCCGAGGCCATCGCCGCGCTCGCCACGACCGATCCGGCCATTTCCGCCAGTCTCTGCGACGTTACCGATCGCAAGGCGGTGGCCGGCCTGTTCGAGACGGCGCTCGCCAGGCTCGGCGGGCTCGACGTGCTGGTCAACAATGCCGGCACGGCCGGCCCGACCGGCCGGGTCGAGGAGATCAACCCGGAGGACTGGGACCGCTGCATCGACGTCTGCATCACCAGCCAGTTCAATTGCGTCCGCCTGGCGGTGCCGCACCTGAAGAACAGCGCGAACGCCTCGATCATCAACCTCTCCTCGGTCGCCGGTCGTCTCGGCTTCGCGCTGCGCACGCCCTATGCGGCGGCCAAATGGGCCGTCATCGGCTTCACCAAGTCGCTGTCGGTCGAGCTCGGCGAGTTCGGCATCCGCGTCAACGCCATCCTGCCGGGCCTCGTCGAAGGCGACCGCATCCGCCGCGTGTTCGAAGCCAAGGCGCAGGCGCGCGGCGTCTCGGCGCGCGAGATCCAGGAACAGGCGCTGAGCTATACCGCGCAGAAGACCATGGTGACGGCGCGCCAGCTCGCCGACCAGATCGTCTTCTGCGCCTCGCCGCGCGGGCGCACCATTTCCGGCCAGGCGCTGTCGATCTGCGGCGACACGCTGATGCTGAGCTGAGCGCGCGCCGTCGGCCTGCCGGGCGCGCGGATGATCGCGCCCGTGCAGGACCGCAGATGCCCCGCGGGCCGCGAGAAGACTTTGCTTGTCGCCGGAGATACTTGGCGGAGATGAGCATGTTCTGCGACGGCCGATAATAAAAGACAATGTTTCATTGACGTCGACCTGAACAGGCAGAACCCTAAACGGGAGCCTATGATGCAGGAGACGTCGCATGACTGTACTGACGCGCCGCGGCTTCGGCCTCGTCGCCGGCGGGACGCTTCTCGCCCCGCATGTCCTGCGGGCCGCACCCGATCTGAGCAGGGTCACGCTGCGGGTCGGCGACCAGGTCGGCCAGCAGCAGAGCAAGCTGAAGGCGGCCGGCCTCCTCGACGATCTGCCCTACCGCATCGAATGGTCGGTCTACCCGGCCGCCGTCCATCTGCACGAAGCGCTGAAGGCGGGGGCGATCGACATTGGCGGCGCCAATGATTCCCCGACCGTCAGCGCCATTGCCAACGGTTCGCCGGCAACGGCCGTCGCGGCCTGGGACAATGGCGGGCGGGGCACCTATCTCCTGGTGCCGCGCGGCAGCACGGCAGGCTCCCTCGCGGATCTGCGCGGCAAGACCATCTCGCCGACGACCCGCGGCAGCGTGGCGCATCATCTCGTCGTCGGCGAACTGCGCCGCGCCGGCTTGACGGCGGAGGACGTCAAGCTCGCCTTCCTCAATCCGGTCGATGCCGGCGCGGCCTTCGCGGCCGGCAGCATCGATGCCTGGGCGACCTGGGGCATCTATGCGGCGCGCGTGCGCGGCGTGCTGGGCGGCCGCGTGCTGTCCGACGGCAAGGGCATCAATTCCGGCCTGTTCGTCTACAGCGCGACGGCCTCGGCCCTGCGCGATCCCGGCAAGGTCGCGGCGATCGCCGACCTCTCCGAACGGGTCAACCGCGGCTATCAATGGTCGCGCGACAATCGCGCGGCCCATATCGCCTGGTTCAAGACATTTGCCCGGCAGGACGACCAGATCGCCGCCGCGCTCTACGAGGACGAGGCGAGCCACCGGCGTGTCGCGATCGACGACGTCTTCGTCGCGCGCCTGCGCAAGACCTTCGAGACCTGGCGGTCGGTCGGCATTCTCGGCGGCGACATCGATTTCGACCAGCATGTCTATCGCGCGCTCGCGGTCGGAGGTCCGGCATGAGGAGCGATGGCGCGGCCGTGCTGAGCTCGGAGCGGGAACTGGTGGCTGCGATGGCGATGGGCCCGATCGCCTCGGTCGCGCCGGCGATCCCGACCGGCACGAAGGCGCCCGCCGCGACGCTGCGCCCGGATGCCGGTCCGGGCCGGTCGCGCTCCATCGCGATGGTCGCGATCAAGCCTGCCGCCGCGGCGCGGCACCGCCTGCCGCGCGCCCTGCGGCGGGCGATCGGCCCCGTCCTCCTGGTCGCGCTCTGGCATGGCCTGTCGGTCACGGGACTGCTGCCGCCGGAGGCGCTCGCCGGTCCCGTGCGTGTCCTCTCCAGCGCCGCGGCGCTCTGGTCGACCGGCGAATTGCAGGACGCCATGGCCGCCTCGCTCGGCCGCGTGCTTGCCGGGCTCGCGATCGGCGGCGCGACCGGCCTCGTTCTGGCCGTCCTTTCGGGCCTGTTCAAGGTCGGCGAGGATCTGATCGACGCCACCGTCCAGATGCTGCGCACGGTGCCGAACATTGCGCTCATTCCGCTGCTGATCATCTGGTTCGGCATCGGCGAACCGCCGAAGATCGCATTGATCGCGCTCGCCACCTCGTTCCCGATCTATCTCAACGTCTATGCCGGTATCCGCAACGTCGACCAGGCGCTGGTCGATGCCGGGCGGACGCTCGGCCTCAGCCGGGCCGGATTGATCCGGCATGTCGTCCTGCCCGGGGCCTTGCCGAGCGCCCTGGTCGGGCTGCGTTACGCGCTTGGGGTCGCCTGGCTGGCGCTGGTCTTCGGCGAGCAGGTCAATGCCACCGCCGGCATTGGCTTTCTGATGAGCAATGCCCGCGAATTCTTCCAGACCGACGTGATCGTCGTCTGCCTTGCCGTCTATGCGCTGCTCGGCCTCGCCGTCGATCTCGTCGTCCGTCTCCTCGAAAGGATCTTCCTGTCATGGCGACCGGCATTCACGGGGGCCTGACGCCGGACCGGCCGGCGGCCGTGACCGTGCGCGGCCTGACGCGGCGCTTCGGCGACCGGGCGGTTATCCGCGATCTCGCTCTCGACATCGCCGCCGGCGAGTTCGTCGCGCTGGTCGGCGCCAGCGGCTGCGGCAAGAGCACGCTCCTGAGGGTGCTCGCCAATCTCGACCACGACATAGCGGGCGAGGTGCAGGTGCCCGTGAAGGTGGCGGTGGCCTTTCAGGCGCCACGGCTCATGCCGTGGAAGCCGGTCTGGCGCAATGTGGTGCTCGGCCTGCCGGGTGGCAGCCGGGCGCGGGCCGATGCCGCGTTGGCCGAGGTGGGGCTGTCCCACCGCGCCGACGTCTGGCCGAAGGTTCTGTCGGGCGGCGAGGCGCAGCGCGCTTCGCTCGCCCGCGCCCTGGTGCGCGACCCCGACCTGATGCTGCTCGACGAGCCGTTCGGCGCGCTCGACGCGCTGACGCGCCTCAAGGCACAGGCGCTCGTCGGCGAGCTCTGGCAAAGGCACGGCTGCGCCATCCTGCTGGTCACCCATGACGTCGATGAAGCCCTGGTTCTCGCCGATCGCGTCCTGGTGATGGCCGACGGCCGCATCGGCCACGATATCCGTGTCGACCTGCCGCGCCCGCGCAGCCGCGATACCGGTATGTTCGCCGCCCTGCGCCAGGATATTCTCGGTTGGCTGGGCGTGGCGACGCCCGGTGCCGGGGCGGCGCGCGCGGCATGAGCGGGGCGCGCCAAGCGGCGGACGATCTGGCGCTTCGTGCCGACGTCCTGGTCATTGGCTCCGGCATGGCCGGAGCCTGGGCGGCCGAGGCGGCCGCGCGCGAGGGTGCCTCGGTCGTCCTCGTCGACAAGGGCTATTGCGGCACGAGCGGCGTCACCGCGACGGCCGGGCCAGGCCATTGGTGGGCGCCGCCGGATCCGCCCGAGGCGCGCCGGCGCGCGATCGCCGGCCGCCAGGCCATCGCCTTCGGCCTCGCCGACCCGGACTGGATGGAAGCGATCATCGACGAGACGTTCCGGCGGCTGCCGGGGCTCGGCCGGCACTACCGGTTCACGCCGGACGATCGCGGCATCGTCAACTACCGGGCGGTGCGCGGTCCGGAATATATGCGCGCGCTGAGGGCGCAGGCCCTGGCGGCCGGAGTGACCATCCTGGATCATCATCCCGCCATCGAACTCGTGGCCGACGGGGACGGGGCCGTGGCCGGCGCACGCGGCCTGCGGCGGCAGGCCGGGGGAGGTCGGTGGATGGTGGCGGCGGGCGCGACCATCCTGGCCGCCGGCGGCACGAGCTTCCTGTCGCATCTCCTCGGCGCGCGCACCAATACCGGCGACGGCTATCTCATGGCGGCCGAGGCGGGCGCCGCCTTGTCGGGCATGGAGTTCACCGCAGCCTATACGATCGCGCCGCGCCGTTCCACGATGACCCGCACCATGTCCTATGCCTTCGCCGACTATTACGACGGCGACGGCCGGGCGATCGATGCGCCCTTCGGGCCGGACCAGACGCTGAAGATCGCCCGCGCCCTGCTGCGCGGGCCGGTCTACTGCTCGCTCGCGCGCCTGCCGCAGGATGTGCGCGACCGCCTCCACACCATTTCGCCCAATGTGCCCCTGGTCTTCGAGCGCTTCGGCATCGATCCCTATCGCGATCGGTTCGAGGTCACGCTGCATACCGACGGCACCATTCGCGGCATCGGCGGCGTGCGTGTCGCGACGCGCGACTGCGCCACCACGGTCCGCGGCCTCTATGTCGCCGGCGACAATGCGAGCCGCGAGCGCGTCGCCGGCGCTTCGTCGGGCGGCGGCAATGTCAATTCGGCCTGGGCGCTGTCATCGGGGGTCTGGGCCGGACGCGCCGCGGCGGCCCATGCCCGGCGCGTCGGCCCAGACCATCTCGGCGCGCTGCGGCCGCTCCGGCAGCTCGGGCGCGCCGGCCTGCAACCGGCCGGCGGCGCTCGCCCGCTCGACCTTCCCGCGCTCGCCCGGACGGTGAAGGACGCCATGCATCCCTACGACCGGAACCTGTTCCGCTCGGCGCATGGCCTCATCGCCGCGCGCACGGCGCTCGATGCCGCGTGGTCGGAGCTCGGCCGCCATGGCGACGGCGGAGCCGAGCCGCTGCGCCAGCGCGAGTTGGCCGCACTGATCGCGTCGGCACGCTGGTCGGTGGCGTCGGCGCTCGTCCGTGCAGAAACGCGCGGCATGCATATCCGCGCGGATCGTCCCGCGCTCGACCCCGGTCTCGGTCATCGTCTGCTCGCACGCGGCCTCGACGAGGTTGTGATCGCCGTCGAGACCGCCGCCGGTCCGCGTTCGCAGCTGGAGCCCGTGTCATGATCGCGCTGCTGGTCGCGGAACGTTGCACCGCCTGCAATCTCTGCGTCGATGTCTGTCCGACCAATGTCTTCGAGCGTGCCGGGCAGGGCGCACCCGTCATTGCCCGGCCCGACGATTGCCAGACCTGCTTCATGTGCGAGCTCTACTGCCGCGCCGACGCGCTCTATGTCGACCCGGATTGCGAGCGGGCGGTGGCGGTGGACCAGGCCCACGTGCTGGCGGCCGGCTTTCTCGGCCGCTACCGCCGGCACTCCGGATGGGACGAATGGCAGGATCTCTATCCCAATGAGCAATGGCGCATGGAGACGGTGTTCCGTCGGGCTGCCGAGACGGCGGGTGCGGCGCGCGCCCGGGCGGAAACCGGCGCATCGCAGGAAATTTTAGCAACACGCGCCGGAGTGGAAGAAGAGTCTCAATAGGGTAAAGTATTTGGACGGACATTCCCGACGCAATTCTTATGATTTGCAGGATCAGATGTGGCGAAGAATGTCGGATGGATTATACGATCAGCCTGCTCGACAAGAGCCCCGTGGCGCCGTCAGGCAACGGCGTCGATGCCTTGCAGACCAGCATCCGGTTTGCCGAAGCCGCCGAGGCGCTCGGCTATGCCAGGCTCTGGCTCGCCGAGCACCATGGTTCGCCGGGGCTCGCCGGCTCGGCGCCGGAAATCCTCGCCGCCCATCTGCTGGCGCGCACGCGCTCGATCCGGATCGGCACCGGCGGCGTGCTGCTGCAGCACTACAGTCCCTTCAAGGTGGCCGAGGTGTTCAAGGTGCTGTCGGCGCTGGCGCCGGGGCGCGTCGATCTCGGCATCGGCAAGGCGCCGGGCGGACTGCCGATCACGGCGCGGGCGCTGCAGGTCAAGCATGGCGGCGAGCACCGGTCCGGCTTCGATGCTGAGCTCCGCGACCTCGACGGCTTCCTGGACGGGAGCCTGCCCGACGGCCACCCGCTGAGCGGAGCCATCGCCAATCCGCAGGTCCCGGCGCGGATCGAGCGCTTCCTGCTCGGCGCGAGCGAGGCGACGGCGCGGCTCGCGGCCGAGCTCGGCTGGAACTTCACCTTCGCCGGCCATTTCAACGGTGATGTCGAGAGCATCGAGACGAGTTTTGCGGCCTATCGGGCGCTCGCCGGCCGCGCGCCGTCGCTGGCCGTCTTCGCCTATGCCGACACATCCACCGCGACGGCCAAGGAGGCGGTGGCGCATGTGCGCATCTTCCGCCTGACGCTGCCCGACGGCCGCCGGTTCAACGTCGCGAGCCTCGACCAGGCGAGCGAATTCGCCCGCCAGGTCGGCGCCGAGACCTATTCGGTCGAGCCGGCCGAACCGCAGGTGATCGCCGGCACGGCCGACGAGGTTCGCCGCGAGCTCGACCGGCTCAGCCGTCGCTGCGGCGTCGAGGAATTCATCATCGACACGCCGGTGGCGGAGGCGGAGCGGCGCATCGGCAGCATCGAGCGCATTGCCGGCCGGCGGCTGACCGCCGCGGCCTGAGCGATGCTGACAGATCAGGGACGCAGGATCCATGACCAAGCGCAAGATCAGTTTCGGCATCATGCTGCAGGGGCCGGGCGGCCACATGAATGCCTGGCGCCATCCGTCGAGTCCTGTCGATGCCAGC
This portion of the bacterium YEK0313 genome encodes:
- the ssuA_2 gene encoding Putative aliphatic sulfonates-binding protein precursor encodes the protein MTVLTRRGFGLVAGGTLLAPHVLRAAPDLSRVTLRVGDQVGQQQSKLKAAGLLDDLPYRIEWSVYPAAVHLHEALKAGAIDIGGANDSPTVSAIANGSPATAVAAWDNGGRGTYLLVPRGSTAGSLADLRGKTISPTTRGSVAHHLVVGELRRAGLTAEDVKLAFLNPVDAGAAFAAGSIDAWATWGIYAARVRGVLGGRVLSDGKGINSGLFVYSATASALRDPGKVAAIADLSERVNRGYQWSRDNRAAHIAWFKTFARQDDQIAAALYEDEASHRRVAIDDVFVARLRKTFETWRSVGILGGDIDFDQHVYRALAVGGPA
- the ssuC_6 gene encoding Putative aliphatic sulfonates transport permease protein SsuC produces the protein MRSDGAAVLSSERELVAAMAMGPIASVAPAIPTGTKAPAATLRPDAGPGRSRSIAMVAIKPAAAARHRLPRALRRAIGPVLLVALWHGLSVTGLLPPEALAGPVRVLSSAAALWSTGELQDAMAASLGRVLAGLAIGGATGLVLAVLSGLFKVGEDLIDATVQMLRTVPNIALIPLLIIWFGIGEPPKIALIALATSFPIYLNVYAGIRNVDQALVDAGRTLGLSRAGLIRHVVLPGALPSALVGLRYALGVAWLALVFGEQVNATAGIGFLMSNAREFFQTDVIVVCLAVYALLGLAVDLVVRLLERIFLSWRPAFTGA
- the fabG_14 gene encoding 3-oxoacyl-[acyl-carrier-protein] reductase FabG — protein: MDMGIKGLRVLVTAGANGIGREVARAFVEEGARVHVCDVDAEAIAALATTDPAISASLCDVTDRKAVAGLFETALARLGGLDVLVNNAGTAGPTGRVEEINPEDWDRCIDVCITSQFNCVRLAVPHLKNSANASIINLSSVAGRLGFALRTPYAAAKWAVIGFTKSLSVELGEFGIRVNAILPGLVEGDRIRRVFEAKAQARGVSAREIQEQALSYTAQKTMVTARQLADQIVFCASPRGRTISGQALSICGDTLMLS
- the livH_27 gene encoding High-affinity branched-chain amino acid transport system permease protein LivH, whose protein sequence is MIDFIPLLSQILNGLQNGAYYLMIALGLSMIFSLGGIVNLAHGAFYAIGAYLTVTLAPQLGFGGAMVVSPLLVALIGMVVERFLLRRFYTGDPILGLLLTFGLAMVAEQSLRMIYGAAPVPFSIPPTLRGQVFIGDFVYSRYRLMILAIAAACVLGLWLLLSRTAFGKVVRAGVQNPDMVGALGISLRPYMTAVVMIGVGLAGLAGVLVAPIAGVHPAMGQEIITFAFVVVVIGGLGSFWGVVAAAAIVGVTRGIAAHFYPAATEASVYLLMVLVLLLRPRGLFGERIAKFE
- the rbsA_3 gene encoding Ribose import ATP-binding protein RbsA, translating into MTSELRSLLVAAAALIALPLFMLTIGLTLTSATDVVIFAIAAMALNILVGHTGLVSFGHGAFFGVGAYAAVLAQRHALAGQMLLPVLFAVLFVALAAALAGLVILRRRGVYFSLLTLALTAVMYTISFRWTELTGGENGLGGVVRPNYGAVDLNHGWTFYALVALLGFLVVLVLQRFHNAPVGSVLVAIRENETRARFVGYDTDRYKLIAFTVSAALTGFAGALSAFHHRFTSADPVAIQFSGELLAMVVIGGMRSFLGPALGALFFMLSREYLSLFTSSWLLFFGLMFVGFIVFSPTGLTGVAQRLIAPFRRLPETDAAMAGRRVEAVGPVPREFVHEGSGTGPVLSADGIVKSFGGIRAVRGTSFTVMDRTLHALIGPNGAGKTTAFNLLSGMFPPDSGTVTLDGRPIGGLSPQAITAAGVGRSFQITNLFGGLTIEENVRLAIQARHSGRFGVWTRATALPGIAADTTALMRYLGLAGIEQAEAGSLSYGGQRLVDMALALATRPRVLLLDEPLAGLAAAERRRVGDIIKTISADIPVLLVEHDIDRVFQIADHVTVMNDGEVLIDGTVEQARSSEKVQAVYLGSGTHAITARERPSAATETPLLTMSGVNTFYGKSHILNDVSVEVAEGEIVALLGRNGAGKSTLLKTITGIAPPASGSIDLAGEALAGLSSDRIARRGVGYVPQGRGLFAGMPVKDNLMLGRLKRLTGAGRHWDEDKVLSFFPRLKERWNTPADFLSGGEQQMVAVARALVGDTRILLLDEPFEGLSPAITEELFEAFDKLRREVSIIIVDHHLDLALALSDRTVALERGTVTWTGASKSLRDDQDLRRKVLWL
- the ssuB_2 gene encoding Aliphatic sulfonates import ATP-binding protein SsuB, which gives rise to MATGIHGGLTPDRPAAVTVRGLTRRFGDRAVIRDLALDIAAGEFVALVGASGCGKSTLLRVLANLDHDIAGEVQVPVKVAVAFQAPRLMPWKPVWRNVVLGLPGGSRARADAALAEVGLSHRADVWPKVLSGGEAQRASLARALVRDPDLMLLDEPFGALDALTRLKAQALVGELWQRHGCAILLVTHDVDEALVLADRVLVMADGRIGHDIRVDLPRPRSRDTGMFAALRQDILGWLGVATPGAGAARAA
- the mcbR_6 gene encoding HTH-type transcriptional regulator McbR translates to MVSQSGRFVQPLLNVMTSAVEALTTIGPIERQTLGDQVYGHMRELLMAGRLAPGEKLSLRATAEALGISMMPVREAVSRLVADRALEVTPNRAIRVPVLSVEQFRELSAVRIEIEGFAAERAASAATPAEIVAIAQAEEAFRRLSLDAGADLSEAVSRNKEFHFAVYAASGLPTLFEIVGGLWLKAGPVINLDLRANPERLATGGAVRFHADALAAIRVGDGPAARRAIAGDIRGASEFIIARGGLAHAAADGFSDIKII
- the livK_2 gene encoding Leucine-specific-binding protein precursor; the protein is MPLVHNLSRRRLLKASAGAAALGVIGAPAISLAQAEAIKIGHITPRTGFLGPLGEYAVQAVQLAAEEINAAGGVMGRKVELVMDDSPNPQQASAKAERLIQRDKITALIGEISSASALAIGQVVQREKVLFINTGANSDALRGTDCQRFMFHIEAQNSMYVKAVGRSLVRDGLVRAKKWYSLTADYAFGHDLLRVAKRYMAENGGNHAGDDLIPTDLADFSPFLLKIRTARPDVVILNLAGTQITNFLKQYAEFGLSFPVAGFGFDTALAWGAGSGNFGGIWPVVWHHLVDTPSSKKFVAAYLARWKRPPENQAWGDYCSLKVIAQAMAETKSTEAAKLVELFEKGAKFDLLKTREGYFRASDHQMMMEMYAITALPAAQVKNQWDIFSSSPPVPGPDESLEAIAATADENQCVFKT